A part of Dehalogenimonas sp. W genomic DNA contains:
- the argS gene encoding arginine--tRNA ligase, with protein sequence MNGLLSVKQLVVDLITQAAAAAQEAGRLPAVTVPPAGIEHPQNTSHGDYASSLPLKMARATGMKPLDIAAAIAEFIPAVPEIKCVAIAPPGFINFTLSDNWIIEQVEGIINSGDTYGSIDIGRGKTVQVEYVSANPTGPIHVGHGRGAVLGSTLALALEAAGFDVQQEFYVNDAGNQVLSFKRSLYIRYLQQLGRDAEMPTEGYFGHYMIDLAAEIVAEHSDRFADIPEAEALEKLGAIGLSKMLGLIRDDLAGLSVNFDRWFSEKSLFERGEYDAVINRLKEAGYILEKEGAVWFASTALGENKDNVIVRSDGTPTYFASDIAYHYDKFVTRRFDKGINIWGADHQGHVSRMKSVLQALDIDPERLHVIISQLVTLRRGEELVRLSKRTGDMITLREVLDEVGADACRFNFLSRGADSQMDFDMELAKKQSAENPVYYVQYAHARICSIISLAAERGINYPEGDVTKLVEPAELELLRKMLLLPEVIAQVAETLEPHHLAYYAQVLATAFHAFYKDCRVVSDDTCLSQARLKLMIAARRVLARTLCLMGMSAPESM encoded by the coding sequence TTGAACGGACTCCTGTCAGTCAAACAACTGGTCGTTGACCTGATTACCCAGGCCGCCGCGGCCGCTCAGGAAGCCGGCCGGTTGCCGGCTGTCACCGTGCCGCCTGCGGGCATTGAACACCCGCAGAACACCAGCCACGGCGACTATGCATCTTCATTGCCGCTGAAAATGGCGCGCGCCACCGGTATGAAGCCGCTGGATATCGCCGCCGCCATCGCTGAATTCATTCCGGCGGTTCCGGAGATTAAGTGCGTCGCAATCGCTCCGCCAGGTTTTATTAACTTCACCCTGTCCGATAATTGGATTATTGAGCAGGTGGAAGGCATCATCAATTCCGGCGATACCTACGGCAGCATTGATATCGGCCGCGGCAAGACCGTCCAGGTAGAGTATGTTTCCGCCAATCCCACCGGCCCCATTCACGTCGGCCACGGTCGTGGTGCCGTACTGGGCAGCACGCTGGCGCTGGCGCTGGAAGCCGCCGGTTTTGACGTCCAACAGGAATTTTACGTCAACGACGCCGGTAATCAGGTGCTTTCTTTTAAGCGCTCCTTATACATCCGCTACCTGCAACAGCTCGGCCGGGATGCCGAGATGCCGACGGAAGGTTATTTCGGCCATTACATGATTGACCTGGCCGCGGAGATCGTTGCTGAGCACAGCGACCGCTTCGCTGATATCCCGGAAGCTGAAGCACTGGAAAAACTGGGAGCCATCGGTCTGAGCAAAATGCTCGGTTTAATCCGTGACGATCTGGCCGGCCTGAGCGTTAATTTTGACCGCTGGTTTTCGGAGAAGAGCCTCTTTGAAAGAGGCGAATATGATGCGGTCATCAACCGGCTGAAAGAGGCCGGCTATATACTGGAAAAAGAAGGTGCGGTGTGGTTTGCCTCCACCGCTCTGGGGGAAAACAAGGACAACGTCATCGTCCGTTCTGACGGCACGCCCACCTATTTTGCCAGCGATATCGCCTACCATTACGACAAATTCGTCACCCGTCGGTTTGATAAGGGTATTAATATCTGGGGAGCCGACCACCAGGGTCATGTTTCCCGCATGAAATCGGTATTACAGGCGCTTGATATTGATCCCGAACGGCTGCATGTCATCATTTCCCAGTTGGTCACGCTGCGCCGCGGCGAAGAATTGGTACGGCTGTCCAAACGGACCGGCGACATGATTACCCTGCGGGAAGTGCTGGATGAAGTAGGCGCAGATGCCTGCCGGTTTAATTTCCTGTCCCGCGGTGCCGATTCTCAGATGGACTTTGACATGGAGCTGGCCAAAAAGCAGTCAGCGGAAAATCCGGTTTATTATGTCCAGTACGCGCACGCCCGCATCTGTTCCATCATCAGCCTGGCCGCTGAACGCGGCATCAACTATCCCGAAGGCGATGTCACCAAACTGGTAGAACCGGCGGAACTGGAACTGCTGCGCAAAATGCTGCTGTTGCCGGAAGTCATCGCCCAGGTGGCCGAAACACTGGAACCGCATCACCTTGCCTATTACGCCCAGGTCCTGGCCACCGCGTTCCATGCCTTTTACAAGGATTGCCGTGTGGTCTCCGATGATACCTGCCTGTCACAGGCCCGGCTCAAGCTGATGATCGCCGCGCGGCGGGTTCTGGCGCGAACACTCTGCCTGATGGGCATGTCGGCACCTGAGAGTATGTGA
- a CDS encoding trypsin-like peptidase domain-containing protein produces MNRWLISLIVILLIAGTAYNGTLLSQANSDLSEAQSGLTTLENTNTSLQTSLADRQDELDSLATAITAMEQTVNQLVAAPDQSGVDFVALVNQVEPSIVYVEVSSRFGAGTGSGTIIRADGYVLTNQHVVDGATSVQVTLMTGETYSATIITTNVDLDTAVLKLNTTRTDLPAITIGSSSAMLVGEQIMTGGFPLGDELFGDASFGPATFNTGIVSAIRTMTSSNSYNPNSQIDYIQIDADINPGNSGGGLFNTRGELIGIPSYGFAAGINTAVPIDAIKSIIQNAVGS; encoded by the coding sequence ATGAACCGCTGGCTAATTTCGCTGATTGTCATACTCCTGATCGCCGGTACTGCTTACAACGGCACTTTGTTGTCGCAGGCTAACAGCGATTTGAGTGAAGCCCAATCCGGTCTTACCACGCTGGAAAACACCAATACCAGCTTGCAAACTTCCCTGGCTGACCGTCAGGATGAGCTTGACTCACTCGCAACCGCCATCACCGCCATGGAACAGACGGTAAACCAGCTGGTAGCCGCGCCTGACCAGAGCGGTGTTGATTTTGTAGCCCTGGTAAACCAGGTGGAACCGTCAATTGTGTACGTTGAGGTGTCCTCACGCTTTGGAGCCGGCACCGGTTCGGGAACCATTATCCGTGCTGATGGCTACGTTCTGACCAATCAGCACGTTGTTGACGGCGCTACATCGGTCCAGGTGACCTTGATGACCGGCGAAACTTACAGCGCCACCATCATTACCACCAACGTTGACCTTGATACCGCAGTACTCAAACTCAATACTACCCGCACCGACCTGCCGGCTATCACTATCGGTTCTTCCTCGGCCATGCTGGTCGGCGAGCAAATTATGACCGGCGGTTTCCCGCTGGGGGATGAATTATTCGGGGATGCTTCGTTTGGCCCGGCTACCTTCAATACCGGCATCGTGTCGGCTATCCGCACCATGACCTCCAGCAATTCCTACAACCCCAATTCGCAGATTGACTACATCCAGATTGACGCTGACATTAACCCCGGCAATTCCGGTGGCGGACTGTTTAACACCCGGGGGGAACTGATCGGCATTCCGTCTTACGGTTTCGCCGCCGGTATTAATACGGCGGTGCCGATTGATGCGATCAAATCCATCATCCAGAACGCTGTCGGCAGTTAA